One window of Prochlorococcus marinus XMU1405 genomic DNA carries:
- the isiD gene encoding protein IsiD: MKFISENKISEELLISFDEEMTLELANRLEEDNYNTPFDGLKDWHLLRALAINRPELTTNYTHLLDQEPFDEN, from the coding sequence ATGAAATTCATTTCTGAAAATAAAATAAGTGAGGAACTACTAATTTCTTTTGATGAAGAAATGACCCTTGAGCTTGCTAATAGATTAGAGGAAGATAATTATAATACTCCATTTGATGGTTTAAAAGACTGGCATTTACTTAGGGCTCTTGCAATCAATAGACCTGAATTAACAACTAATTATACCCATCTACTCGATCAGGAACCTTTCGATGAAAACTAA
- a CDS encoding bifunctional 4-hydroxy-2-oxoglutarate aldolase/2-dehydro-3-deoxy-phosphogluconate aldolase, giving the protein MNNKEDSFSEYLKIESFFLLIKPDDNIYSNTSIRNSLFEELENLIKLGLKNIEISWSNNENWFDFVSDIKIKYPRINLGSASIVNKQSLEDSLKIGLNFSMMKFWDKDLFNYAQSKNYLLIPGINNLKNLKEAIDLNCNIIKIYPIQSKDSSINILNYKNIDFIAAGGLSINDLKTYKSLGYKAVVIGDKAIKNKKFDPKIYEWLKNN; this is encoded by the coding sequence ATGAATAATAAAGAAGATTCTTTTTCGGAGTACCTGAAAATTGAGTCTTTTTTTTTACTTATAAAACCTGATGATAATATTTACTCAAATACCTCTATAAGAAATTCATTGTTTGAAGAATTAGAAAACTTAATAAAATTAGGATTAAAGAATATTGAAATAAGTTGGTCTAATAACGAAAATTGGTTCGATTTTGTATCCGATATCAAAATTAAATATCCAAGAATTAATTTAGGCTCTGCCTCCATAGTTAATAAGCAATCATTAGAAGATTCTTTAAAAATTGGATTAAATTTTTCGATGATGAAATTTTGGGATAAAGATCTTTTCAATTATGCGCAGTCAAAAAATTATTTATTAATTCCTGGAATTAATAATTTAAAAAATCTTAAGGAAGCGATAGATTTAAATTGCAACATTATCAAAATTTACCCAATACAAAGTAAAGATAGTTCGATAAATATACTCAACTATAAAAATATTGATTTCATTGCGGCTGGAGGACTATCAATCAATGATTTAAAAACTTATAAATCTTTAGGGTATAAAGCAGTTGTAATTGGAGATAAAGCTATCAAAAATAAAAAATTTGATCCAAAAATATATGAATGGCTTAAAAATAATTAA
- the ftsH gene encoding ATP-dependent zinc metalloprotease FtsH produces MNKRWRNVGLYVLAVITVIFIGTSVFDKPSTESSTKTLRYSDFIEAVQDKEISRVLISPDNATAQVVENDGSRSEVNLAPDKDLLKILTENNVDIAVTPTKLANPWQQALSSLIFPVLLIGGLFFLFRRSQSGNAGGGNPAMSFGKSKARLQMEPSTQVTFSDVAGVEGAKLELTEVVDFLKSPDRFTAVGAKIPKGVLLVGPPGTGKTLLAKAVAGEAGVPFFSISGSEFVEMFVGVGASRVRDLFEQAKKNAPCIVFIDEIDAVGRQRGAGMGGGNDEREQTLNQLLTEMDGFEGNSGIIIVAATNRPDVLDSALMRPGRFDRQVTVDRPDYAGRLQILNVHAKDKTLSKDVDLDKVARRTPGFTGADLANLLNEAAILAARKDLDKVSNDEVGDAIERVMAGPEKKDRVISDKKKELVAYHEAGHALVGALMPDYDPVAKVSIIPRGQAGGLTFFTPSEERMESGLYSRSYLQNQMAVALGGRVAEEIVYGEEEVTTGASNDLQQVANVARQMITKFGMSDKIGPVALGQSQGGMFLGRDMSSTRDFSEDTAATIDVEVSELVDVAYKRATKVLTDNRTVLDEMAQMLIERETIDTEDIQDLLNRSEVKVANYI; encoded by the coding sequence GTGAACAAACGTTGGAGAAACGTAGGACTTTATGTCCTAGCTGTTATTACTGTAATTTTCATTGGTACTTCAGTTTTTGATAAACCAAGTACTGAAAGTTCTACAAAGACCCTAAGATATAGTGATTTTATAGAGGCAGTACAAGATAAAGAAATCAGCAGAGTCCTTATATCTCCAGATAATGCCACAGCCCAAGTTGTTGAAAATGATGGGAGCAGGTCTGAGGTCAATTTAGCACCTGACAAAGATTTATTAAAAATACTGACTGAGAATAATGTAGATATAGCTGTAACTCCTACAAAATTAGCCAATCCTTGGCAACAGGCTTTAAGTAGCTTAATTTTCCCAGTACTTTTAATTGGAGGCCTATTTTTTCTTTTCAGAAGATCTCAAAGTGGTAATGCTGGAGGTGGTAATCCTGCCATGAGTTTTGGCAAAAGCAAAGCTAGACTGCAAATGGAACCATCTACACAAGTAACCTTTTCAGATGTTGCTGGTGTTGAAGGTGCAAAATTAGAACTCACAGAAGTTGTAGATTTTCTCAAGAGCCCAGATAGATTTACTGCAGTAGGAGCAAAAATTCCTAAAGGAGTTCTTCTTGTTGGCCCTCCTGGTACAGGAAAAACATTGCTAGCAAAAGCAGTAGCTGGAGAAGCAGGTGTACCTTTTTTCTCAATATCTGGCTCAGAATTTGTAGAGATGTTTGTAGGAGTTGGAGCTAGCAGAGTTAGAGATCTTTTTGAACAAGCTAAAAAGAATGCTCCTTGCATTGTGTTCATCGACGAAATAGATGCAGTTGGAAGACAAAGAGGTGCTGGTATGGGAGGAGGAAATGATGAAAGAGAACAAACATTAAATCAACTCCTAACCGAAATGGATGGTTTTGAAGGTAATTCAGGAATAATAATAGTTGCTGCCACCAACAGACCAGATGTTTTAGATTCAGCTTTAATGCGTCCAGGAAGATTCGATAGACAGGTAACAGTTGATAGACCAGATTATGCTGGAAGATTGCAGATATTAAATGTTCATGCGAAAGATAAAACCCTTTCAAAAGACGTTGATTTAGATAAAGTTGCTAGGAGAACACCTGGTTTTACCGGTGCAGATTTAGCTAATCTTTTAAATGAAGCAGCAATACTAGCAGCTAGAAAAGATTTAGATAAAGTAAGTAACGATGAAGTCGGTGATGCCATTGAAAGAGTTATGGCAGGCCCTGAAAAGAAAGATAGAGTTATCAGTGATAAGAAAAAAGAATTAGTTGCTTATCACGAAGCTGGTCATGCACTCGTTGGAGCATTAATGCCTGATTATGATCCCGTAGCAAAAGTTTCAATAATTCCAAGAGGTCAAGCTGGAGGTTTAACCTTCTTCACTCCAAGTGAAGAAAGGATGGAATCTGGTCTTTACTCTCGTTCTTACCTTCAAAATCAAATGGCTGTAGCTCTTGGTGGAAGAGTTGCTGAAGAAATAGTCTATGGCGAAGAAGAGGTAACAACCGGAGCTTCAAATGATTTACAACAAGTTGCCAATGTAGCAAGACAAATGATCACTAAATTTGGTATGAGTGACAAAATAGGTCCAGTCGCTCTAGGTCAATCTCAAGGTGGAATGTTTCTCGGAAGAGATATGAGTTCTACAAGAGACTTCTCTGAAGACACAGCCGCAACAATTGATGTAGAGGTTTCAGAACTTGTTGATGTTGCCTACAAGAGAGCTACAAAAGTTTTAACAGACAATAGAACTGTTCTTGACGAAATGGCTCAAATGCTAATTGAAAGAGAAACTATAGATACTGAAGATATCCAAGACTTGCTCAACCGCTCAGAAGTAAAAGTCGCAAACTATATTTAA
- the coaBC gene encoding bifunctional phosphopantothenoylcysteine decarboxylase/phosphopantothenate--cysteine ligase CoaBC — translation MKTKSKDTKLKVLLLITGSIAAVRIPLLVSQLAKENYEIRCVLSKNAEKLIKPLSLSILSRNPCILENDQWSDSQSTPLHVELSNWADILIIAPLTATTLAKWVTGNAEGLIPSILIANIKPIIVAPAMNTQMWLNKAVKKNYENLQNYENVLTLQPSEGLLACDAIGIGKIPPNDLIQLALEFIASHKQNEYRKDLLNKKILITGGCTSEKIDAARHITNKSSGAMGLLLSQVAKFRGAKVKYVHGPLKIDKNLTDGIKRYEIETSVDLIRAINKEISNCDYFFMNAAVSDFKITCDTSAKIPKNQINAHLNQNFELVPDILKTISKSKKDNQVFVGFCAFTGSIEEARMTIKEKIIRKGCDYLFANPIDLEGQGFGFLAQNEGWLFDTNNTEHYINKTSKIDLANKLITQIISLKK, via the coding sequence ATGAAAACTAAAAGTAAAGATACCAAATTAAAGGTTCTTTTACTAATAACTGGGAGTATTGCAGCTGTAAGAATTCCGTTATTAGTTAGCCAGTTAGCTAAAGAAAATTATGAAATAAGATGCGTCTTATCAAAAAATGCAGAAAAATTAATAAAACCTCTTTCTCTTTCTATTTTAAGTAGAAACCCGTGCATTTTAGAAAATGATCAATGGTCTGACAGTCAATCAACACCTCTTCACGTAGAACTAAGTAATTGGGCTGATATATTAATCATCGCCCCTTTAACAGCGACAACATTAGCAAAATGGGTAACTGGAAATGCTGAGGGATTGATCCCAAGCATCTTAATAGCGAATATAAAGCCAATTATTGTTGCACCAGCAATGAATACACAAATGTGGCTAAATAAAGCTGTCAAAAAAAATTATGAGAATTTACAGAATTACGAAAATGTTTTGACTTTGCAACCAAGTGAAGGACTCTTAGCATGTGATGCTATTGGCATTGGTAAGATACCTCCAAATGATCTAATCCAATTAGCTCTTGAATTTATAGCTTCACACAAACAAAATGAATATCGCAAAGATTTACTTAACAAAAAAATTTTAATAACTGGAGGTTGTACCTCAGAGAAAATTGATGCGGCAAGACACATTACTAACAAAAGTTCTGGAGCTATGGGCCTACTTCTTTCTCAAGTAGCGAAGTTCAGAGGAGCAAAAGTAAAATATGTTCATGGGCCTCTGAAAATCGATAAGAATCTTACTGATGGAATAAAAAGATATGAAATTGAAACTAGTGTTGATTTAATAAGGGCAATTAATAAAGAAATATCAAATTGCGATTATTTTTTCATGAATGCAGCAGTATCTGATTTCAAGATAACCTGCGATACTTCAGCTAAAATTCCGAAAAATCAAATTAATGCTCATTTGAATCAAAACTTTGAGCTAGTTCCAGATATTTTAAAAACAATTAGTAAATCAAAAAAGGATAACCAAGTTTTTGTAGGCTTTTGTGCTTTTACAGGATCTATCGAAGAAGCACGAATGACAATTAAAGAAAAGATTATCCGAAAGGGTTGTGATTACCTATTTGCAAATCCAATTGATCTTGAAGGCCAAGGATTTGGCTTTTTGGCACAAAATGAAGGTTGGCTATTTGATACTAATAATACAGAACACTACATTAACAAAACATCGAAAATTGATTTAGCAAATAAATTAATAACCCAAATTATTTCATTAAAAAAATAA
- the aroC gene encoding chorismate synthase, whose amino-acid sequence MSSSFGKIFRVSTFGESHGGAVGVILDGCPPKLEIDIRMIQNELDRRRPGQSDITTPRNEEDKIEILSGIKEGLTLGTPIAMLVRNKDQRPGDYNNLEQVFRPSHADGTYHLKYGIQASSGGGRASARETIGRVAAGAVAKQLLKTFCNTEILSWVKRIHDIDSDINKEKISLKKIDSNIVRCPDVRVSTEMIQRIKELKRQGDSCGGVIECLVRNVPSGLGMPVFDKLEADLAKALMSLPATKGFEIGSGFSGTYLKGSEHNDAFIKSDDISKLRTTSNNSGGIQGGISNGENIEMKIAFKPTATIGKEQKTVNAEGKEVLMKAKGRHDPCVLPRAVPMVDAMVALVLADHLLLNHAQCDLINKK is encoded by the coding sequence ATGAGTAGTAGTTTTGGAAAAATTTTTCGTGTTAGTACTTTTGGAGAATCACATGGTGGTGCAGTAGGAGTTATCCTTGATGGATGTCCTCCTAAGTTAGAAATAGATATAAGAATGATACAAAATGAATTAGATAGGCGCAGACCTGGCCAAAGTGACATTACAACACCCAGAAATGAAGAAGATAAAATTGAAATATTAAGTGGGATAAAGGAAGGGTTAACACTTGGAACTCCAATAGCAATGTTGGTAAGAAATAAGGATCAAAGACCAGGAGATTATAATAATTTGGAGCAGGTATTTAGACCTTCTCATGCAGATGGTACATATCATCTGAAATATGGAATTCAGGCAAGTTCTGGCGGTGGAAGAGCCTCTGCTAGAGAAACAATTGGGAGAGTAGCTGCTGGTGCTGTAGCAAAACAATTATTAAAAACCTTCTGTAACACTGAAATACTATCTTGGGTAAAGCGTATACATGATATTGATTCTGATATAAATAAAGAGAAAATTTCTCTCAAAAAAATTGATTCTAATATTGTTAGATGTCCTGATGTAAGGGTATCAACAGAAATGATCCAGAGAATTAAGGAATTAAAGCGCCAAGGAGACTCTTGCGGTGGTGTTATTGAATGTCTAGTAAGAAATGTTCCCTCTGGTCTTGGAATGCCTGTTTTTGATAAATTAGAAGCTGATTTAGCAAAGGCTTTGATGTCTTTGCCTGCTACGAAAGGCTTTGAAATAGGTTCAGGTTTCTCTGGAACTTATTTAAAAGGAAGCGAACATAATGATGCCTTCATCAAGTCTGATGATATAAGTAAGTTAAGAACAACATCAAACAATTCAGGAGGTATACAAGGCGGAATAAGTAATGGTGAAAATATCGAGATGAAGATAGCTTTTAAACCTACAGCAACCATCGGGAAAGAACAGAAAACAGTAAATGCTGAAGGTAAAGAAGTACTTATGAAAGCAAAAGGGAGACACGATCCATGCGTTCTACCAAGAGCAGTTCCCATGGTTGATGCTATGGTAGCTTTAGTACTTGCTGATCATTTGCTTCTAAATCATGCTCAATGTGACTTAATAAATAAGAAGTAG
- the sat gene encoding sulfate adenylyltransferase: MELQQKTKTDTNGLIPPYGGELKNLIIKDKNLKNDLISKATYEFECSERNACDVELLMVGAFSPLEGFMDENNYNSVIKNNRNTNGLLFGLPIVFDSNNEKVKAGETILLTYKKQKIAVLEVSSKWEPDKSLEAKLCYGTNSLDHPAVKMIFNERGRFYIGGRVYGFELPIREFPCKTPEEVRSTLPSNHDVVAFQCRNPIHRAHYELFTNALLSDNVSSKSVVLVHPTCGPTQQDDIPGKVRYLTYKELEEEISDKRIKWAFLPYSMHMAGPREALQHMIIRRNYGCTHFIIGRDMAGCKSSSTGEDFYGPYDAQNFANKCADELMMQTVPSKNLVYTKEKGYITAEEAKEFNYEIMKLSGTEFRKKLRNGEPIPEWFAFKSVVDVLRRS; the protein is encoded by the coding sequence ATGGAATTACAACAAAAAACTAAAACAGATACTAATGGACTAATACCGCCTTATGGAGGAGAACTAAAAAATTTAATTATCAAAGATAAAAACCTTAAAAATGATCTTATCTCTAAAGCAACTTATGAGTTTGAATGTAGCGAGAGAAATGCATGCGATGTTGAACTTTTGATGGTTGGAGCTTTTTCTCCATTGGAAGGTTTTATGGATGAAAATAACTACAATTCTGTAATTAAAAATAATAGAAATACAAACGGGTTGCTTTTTGGCTTGCCTATTGTATTTGATTCAAATAATGAAAAAGTAAAAGCTGGAGAGACAATATTGCTTACTTATAAAAAACAAAAAATAGCAGTTTTAGAAGTTAGCTCTAAATGGGAGCCTGACAAATCCTTAGAAGCTAAACTTTGTTATGGTACTAATTCTTTAGATCACCCTGCTGTTAAGATGATTTTTAATGAGAGAGGGAGATTTTACATAGGAGGAAGAGTGTATGGTTTCGAACTGCCAATTAGAGAATTTCCCTGCAAAACCCCAGAAGAGGTTAGATCTACACTGCCATCAAATCATGATGTAGTTGCATTTCAATGCAGAAATCCAATTCATAGAGCACATTATGAATTATTTACTAATGCCTTACTTTCAGATAATGTCTCCTCTAAATCAGTTGTTTTAGTTCATCCAACTTGTGGGCCAACTCAACAAGATGATATTCCTGGAAAAGTTAGATATTTGACCTATAAAGAATTAGAAGAGGAAATATCTGATAAAAGAATAAAATGGGCTTTTTTACCTTATTCAATGCATATGGCAGGGCCAAGAGAAGCTCTTCAACATATGATAATCAGAAGAAATTATGGTTGCACCCACTTTATTATTGGTAGAGATATGGCTGGTTGTAAGTCGTCATCAACTGGGGAAGATTTTTATGGTCCATATGACGCCCAGAATTTTGCGAATAAGTGTGCAGATGAATTGATGATGCAAACTGTTCCTTCAAAAAATTTAGTTTATACGAAGGAAAAAGGATATATAACAGCTGAAGAAGCTAAAGAATTTAATTATGAAATTATGAAACTTAGTGGTACTGAATTTAGAAAGAAATTGAGGAATGGCGAACCAATTCCTGAATGGTTTGCATTCAAAAGTGTAGTAGATGTTCTAAGACGCTCTTAA
- a CDS encoding photosystem II manganese-stabilizing polypeptide, producing MRIRSFLAFVISICITFAFVPANTFAFSERGNAQFTDVVNTGKANDCPSLDSSLVGSISLGNGDSLKGICMHPTEVYVKVPGTKRKAAEFVSTKIISPRNNTTVTEVYGDIDSGTFTEKGGIDFQLITVLTPGGLEVPFAFSAKDLTADLPSSIEPGTEVSGSTFTPNYRTGDFLDPKARAKNTGVEYAQGLVALGGDDEELAKENIKVDVNGTGVITLSINNVDSDTDEFAGTFEAIQPSDTDMGSKDPLDVKIIGELYGRKA from the coding sequence ATGAGAATTCGTTCTTTCTTAGCTTTTGTTATTTCAATTTGTATAACTTTTGCTTTCGTACCTGCTAATACTTTTGCTTTTTCTGAAAGAGGAAATGCACAATTCACAGATGTTGTTAACACAGGAAAAGCTAATGATTGCCCATCATTAGACTCATCTCTTGTCGGATCAATATCTCTAGGAAATGGAGATAGCCTTAAAGGAATATGCATGCATCCAACAGAAGTTTATGTGAAAGTGCCAGGGACAAAACGAAAAGCTGCAGAATTTGTTTCTACAAAAATTATTAGTCCTAGAAATAACACCACAGTGACAGAAGTTTATGGAGATATAGATTCAGGAACTTTCACTGAAAAGGGTGGTATTGATTTTCAACTTATTACTGTATTAACTCCTGGTGGTTTAGAGGTGCCATTTGCATTCTCAGCAAAAGATCTTACAGCTGATTTACCTTCATCTATTGAGCCAGGCACTGAGGTTAGTGGTTCAACATTTACACCTAACTACAGAACTGGTGACTTTCTAGATCCTAAGGCAAGAGCTAAAAATACTGGTGTTGAATATGCTCAAGGTTTAGTTGCATTAGGAGGAGATGACGAAGAACTTGCAAAAGAAAATATTAAAGTTGATGTAAACGGTACTGGCGTTATTACTCTTTCAATCAACAATGTAGATTCAGACACAGACGAATTTGCTGGTACTTTTGAAGCTATCCAACCTTCAGATACAGATATGGGTTCAAAGGATCCACTTGATGTAAAAATAATTGGGGAGCTTTACGGAAGAAAGGCATAG